The proteins below are encoded in one region of Parvicella tangerina:
- the alaS gene encoding alanine--tRNA ligase, giving the protein MKSVDIRKAFLAFFESKGHKVVPSAPMVIKDDPTLMFTNAGMNQFKDLFLGNSAIKDLRVANSQKCLRVSGKHNDLEEVGVDTYHHTMFEMLGNWSFGDYFKEEAIEWAWELLTDIYKLDKDRLYVTVFEGDSSENLKVDQEAIDLWKQHIAEDRILMGNKKDNFWEMGDVGPCGPCSEIHIDLRSAEERMKTDGATLVNMDHPQVIEIWNLVFMQYNRMKDQSLVPLKSTHIDTGMGFERLAMALQGKTSNYDTDIFMPLINKIEDLSGLNYKPVDEDKHKQALEINIAMRVIADHIRAIAFSIADGQLPSNNGAGYVIRRILRRAVRYGYQTLNLKEPFLCRLVPTLANQMGEAFPELNNQKMLIEKVIREEEISFFRTLETGLKRIDQICINLNAEGKKEVPGEAVFELYDTYGFPVDLTNLIAQGYEMTLDQEGFEKALEEQKNRSRKAAETDTSDWVVLKEDDAEEFIGYDYTEGDVYITRYREVTVKDKTIYQLVFSYTPFYPEGGGQIGDTGYIELDGEKTFIFDTKKENNLILHFAKELPKVLNGRFKAVVNSAKRKLTSNNHTATHLVHAALRTVLGEHVEQKGSLVTDKSLRFDFSHFSKVTPEEIKQVEDLVNQEIRANHELEETRQIPLEKAREAGAMMLFGEKYADVVRMIKFGDSIELCGGIHVPSTSQIGTFKIINEGSVAAGIRRIEAITSEAADQYINDQLDTLASAKETLKNPKDLTKAIHDLLEQNSKLQKEVEALKKEQAKGAKDEILKNAKEINGIKFISAKVALDAASVKDIAYQIKGQEDSFFFIVGSYDGPKAMLTIMISDDLVKEKGLHAGNIIRELAKEIGGGGGGQPFFATAGGKNPDGIENALTKAEELL; this is encoded by the coding sequence ATGAAATCAGTTGATATTCGTAAAGCATTTTTAGCATTTTTTGAGTCGAAAGGACACAAAGTAGTTCCTTCTGCACCAATGGTAATCAAGGATGATCCAACGTTAATGTTTACCAACGCGGGAATGAACCAGTTTAAAGACCTGTTTTTGGGAAACTCAGCGATCAAGGATTTACGAGTGGCGAATTCACAAAAATGTTTACGCGTATCAGGAAAACACAATGACCTCGAAGAAGTTGGTGTAGACACCTATCATCACACCATGTTTGAAATGCTGGGCAACTGGTCTTTTGGTGATTACTTTAAAGAAGAAGCAATCGAATGGGCTTGGGAATTACTAACTGACATTTATAAACTGGACAAAGACCGACTATACGTTACGGTATTTGAAGGAGATTCCTCCGAGAATCTAAAGGTTGACCAAGAAGCAATTGACCTTTGGAAACAGCATATTGCCGAAGATCGGATTTTAATGGGGAACAAAAAGGACAATTTCTGGGAAATGGGAGATGTTGGTCCTTGTGGTCCTTGCTCAGAGATTCACATTGACTTAAGGTCAGCTGAAGAAAGGATGAAAACTGATGGTGCCACACTGGTAAATATGGATCACCCACAGGTTATCGAAATCTGGAACCTGGTCTTTATGCAATACAACCGGATGAAAGACCAATCCTTGGTTCCATTAAAATCTACACACATAGATACAGGAATGGGGTTTGAACGTTTAGCCATGGCGCTCCAAGGAAAAACCTCTAACTACGATACAGATATTTTCATGCCTCTGATCAATAAGATTGAAGACCTTTCTGGTTTAAACTATAAACCAGTAGATGAAGATAAGCACAAACAAGCTCTGGAGATCAATATTGCCATGCGGGTAATTGCTGATCACATCAGAGCTATTGCATTTTCTATCGCAGATGGTCAGTTACCAAGTAACAACGGAGCTGGCTATGTGATCAGAAGAATTTTGAGAAGAGCGGTTCGATATGGCTACCAAACACTCAATTTAAAAGAACCGTTCCTATGTCGTTTGGTGCCTACATTAGCGAATCAAATGGGCGAAGCATTTCCGGAGCTCAATAATCAAAAAATGCTCATTGAAAAAGTGATCAGAGAAGAAGAAATTTCTTTTTTCAGGACGTTAGAGACTGGTTTAAAAAGAATTGACCAGATCTGTATCAACTTAAATGCTGAAGGGAAAAAAGAAGTGCCAGGAGAAGCTGTTTTTGAACTGTACGACACCTATGGTTTTCCCGTGGATCTCACCAACCTGATTGCGCAAGGGTATGAAATGACGTTAGATCAAGAGGGGTTTGAAAAAGCTCTTGAAGAACAAAAAAACAGGTCCCGAAAGGCAGCTGAAACAGACACTTCGGACTGGGTTGTTCTAAAGGAAGATGATGCGGAAGAGTTTATCGGCTACGATTACACCGAAGGAGATGTCTACATCACGCGATATCGAGAGGTAACCGTTAAGGATAAAACAATATACCAGTTAGTATTTAGCTACACTCCTTTTTACCCAGAGGGAGGAGGACAAATTGGCGACACAGGATATATTGAGCTGGATGGTGAGAAAACGTTCATCTTCGATACAAAAAAAGAGAATAATCTAATCCTGCATTTCGCAAAAGAGCTTCCAAAAGTACTTAACGGAAGGTTTAAAGCTGTAGTGAACAGTGCAAAGCGAAAATTGACTTCGAATAACCACACGGCAACTCACCTTGTTCATGCTGCGTTAAGAACCGTATTAGGTGAGCATGTTGAGCAGAAAGGCTCCTTGGTTACGGATAAATCCTTGCGATTTGATTTTTCCCACTTTTCTAAAGTCACTCCCGAAGAGATCAAGCAAGTTGAAGATTTAGTTAATCAGGAGATTAGAGCAAATCATGAGCTAGAAGAAACCAGACAGATTCCCCTGGAAAAAGCCAGGGAGGCTGGAGCTATGATGCTTTTTGGAGAGAAGTATGCGGATGTGGTGCGAATGATCAAGTTTGGTGACTCAATAGAATTGTGTGGAGGGATTCACGTACCAAGCACATCTCAAATAGGCACGTTCAAAATTATAAATGAAGGCTCCGTAGCAGCGGGCATCAGACGAATTGAGGCAATCACTTCTGAAGCTGCTGATCAGTACATCAATGATCAACTGGATACGCTTGCATCTGCAAAAGAAACCCTTAAGAACCCGAAAGACCTCACGAAAGCAATTCATGATCTTCTCGAACAAAACAGCAAACTTCAAAAAGAGGTTGAGGCATTAAAAAAAGAACAAGCTAAAGGTGCTAAAGATGAGATCTTGAAAAATGCAAAAGAGATCAACGGCATCAAGTTCATTAGTGCTAAAGTGGCTTTGGATGCTGCCAGCGTAAAGGATATTGCTTATCAGATCAAAGGTCAAGAAGACAGCTTCTTCTTTATTGTAGGAAGTTATGATGGCCCCAAAGCCATGCTTACAATTATGATCTCTGATGATCTGGTGAAGGAAAAGGGGCTCCATGCTGGAAACATCATCCGTGAACTCGCAAAAGAGATTGGCGGTGGAGGCGGTGGACAACCATTCTTCGCAACCGCTGGTGGTAAGAATCCTGATGGAATTGAGAATGCCCTTACTAAGGCAGAGGAGCTTCTATAG
- a CDS encoding inorganic pyrophosphatase: MERQFSRLWQKLGRRYQSHPWHGINLGDDAPEVVMSFIEMTPSDTVKYEIDKESGFLKVDRPQKFSNIVPALYGFLPQTYCSEKVAERCNEKTGRTDIVGDEDPLDIIVLTDRNITHGNIIVPAIPIGGFRMIDDNEADDKIIAVLKGDQIYSGYNDVSDLPQTVVNRLRHYFLTYKNIPGEESAKVEIAETYGKEDALEVIRRSREDYASVYGNIEKEMSRATMDLFNAQ; this comes from the coding sequence ATGGAAAGACAATTTAGCCGATTATGGCAAAAGCTGGGAAGGAGATACCAATCCCACCCTTGGCATGGCATTAACCTTGGTGATGATGCTCCAGAGGTAGTAATGTCCTTTATAGAAATGACTCCATCTGACACGGTTAAGTATGAGATCGATAAGGAGTCTGGTTTTCTGAAGGTTGACCGACCACAGAAGTTTTCTAATATTGTGCCGGCACTTTACGGATTTCTTCCACAAACCTACTGCAGTGAGAAAGTTGCTGAACGCTGCAATGAAAAAACAGGTAGAACGGATATTGTAGGAGATGAAGACCCCTTGGATATAATCGTTTTAACGGATAGGAATATTACGCATGGTAATATTATTGTTCCTGCTATTCCTATTGGAGGTTTTAGAATGATTGATGATAATGAGGCAGATGATAAGATCATTGCTGTGCTTAAAGGAGATCAGATTTACTCTGGTTATAACGATGTCTCGGACCTTCCTCAAACTGTAGTGAATCGATTACGACATTATTTCTTAACTTACAAGAATATTCCTGGAGAGGAGAGTGCTAAAGTGGAGATTGCAGAAACGTATGGAAAAGAGGATGCGTTAGAGGTGATCAGAAGGAGTAGGGAAGATTATGCCTCTGTTTATGGGAATATAGAAAAAGAAATGTCTAGAGCAACTATGGATTTGTTTAATGCTCAATAA
- a CDS encoding mechanosensitive ion channel domain-containing protein translates to MSLTILELKLLITAIVVVAYVVSRMVMIQLLRKIKRKFNYAQGRYKSQKKIFLMILAIVMVVALLLIWGVDKSQLFVFISSVLTIFGIAFIAKWSILSNITASFILFFNHPIKIGDRICVLDKDFDLDGTITDIGIFYLYIRLENKEIISIPTNIFLDKMIKTFEN, encoded by the coding sequence ATGAGTTTAACAATATTGGAGTTAAAGCTGCTGATTACTGCGATTGTCGTAGTAGCTTACGTAGTGTCACGCATGGTGATGATACAGCTGTTGAGAAAAATCAAGAGAAAGTTTAATTATGCTCAAGGGAGGTACAAATCTCAGAAGAAGATTTTTTTAATGATTCTAGCCATCGTAATGGTGGTTGCTCTCCTATTGATTTGGGGAGTAGATAAGTCACAATTATTCGTGTTTATTTCTTCAGTGCTTACCATTTTCGGTATAGCTTTTATCGCGAAATGGTCTATCCTTTCAAACATCACCGCATCGTTTATTTTGTTTTTCAATCACCCGATTAAGATCGGAGATCGAATATGTGTTTTGGATAAAGATTTTGACCTTGATGGAACGATTACTGACATTGGGATCTTCTATCTTTATATTAGGCTGGAAAACAAAGAGATAATTTCCATTCCCACCAATATCTTTTTAGACAAGATGATCAAAACATTTGAGAATTAG
- a CDS encoding DUF4190 domain-containing protein: MQELVDKIKEFTIDGSPSVGQWIQLGELAKKSGVKKFEMEKMVAEALKKKVATTVSEESKEIVPENLDSEENLIDITDPFEYKREATFNRPNLEFDRDKFEREMMSRRVQEDKMFDRDEEEETEIEQPEVVFPELNVTFDQPVDQVEPPKAEEEPIVEVPINPIEQTVDPPKQEAYKANEIPEMEFNIEPSDSNIEFEDISKTSFEEDPVAFETTVEYDNIADYIAASNKKAVEEAEQRAEDNKEKEEQESREKKRAKERQAERKQQREYSQRKSSMVTHAEAKRARTVGIVALIAGLVFGFIGIFVGLYGLNSSNKLKKEIDESSNLYGDQIKQNVSLGRGLSIAGIVIGSLRLFNSFSDLFL; this comes from the coding sequence GTGCAAGAACTCGTTGACAAAATAAAGGAATTTACAATAGACGGTTCTCCGTCAGTTGGTCAGTGGATTCAATTGGGTGAATTGGCCAAAAAGTCTGGTGTCAAGAAGTTTGAGATGGAAAAAATGGTGGCCGAAGCGCTGAAGAAAAAGGTGGCAACCACGGTTTCGGAGGAGTCGAAAGAGATTGTCCCCGAAAATCTAGACTCAGAAGAAAACCTGATAGACATAACAGATCCTTTTGAATATAAGAGAGAGGCTACTTTCAATCGTCCGAATTTGGAGTTTGACAGGGATAAGTTTGAGCGTGAAATGATGTCCAGACGAGTGCAGGAGGATAAAATGTTTGACAGAGACGAGGAGGAAGAAACGGAAATTGAGCAGCCCGAGGTTGTCTTTCCCGAACTCAATGTAACGTTTGATCAACCCGTTGATCAGGTTGAACCTCCTAAGGCAGAAGAGGAACCCATTGTTGAAGTGCCAATTAATCCGATCGAACAGACTGTTGATCCACCAAAACAAGAAGCATACAAGGCTAATGAGATTCCTGAAATGGAGTTCAATATTGAGCCGTCTGATTCAAACATCGAGTTTGAGGATATCTCAAAAACGAGCTTTGAGGAAGACCCAGTAGCTTTTGAAACCACTGTTGAGTACGACAATATTGCCGATTATATCGCTGCTTCAAATAAAAAAGCAGTTGAAGAAGCGGAACAAAGAGCAGAGGATAATAAAGAGAAGGAAGAACAGGAGTCGAGAGAAAAGAAAAGAGCCAAAGAACGTCAGGCTGAGCGTAAGCAGCAACGCGAGTATTCTCAACGAAAATCGTCAATGGTTACGCATGCTGAAGCAAAGCGAGCTCGAACTGTTGGAATTGTAGCGCTTATTGCGGGGCTGGTTTTTGGTTTTATAGGAATTTTTGTAGGACTTTATGGCTTGAACTCAAGCAATAAACTTAAGAAAGAGATTGATGAAAGCAGCAATCTATATGGAGATCAGATCAAGCAAAATGTTTCGTTGGGACGAGGACTAAGTATTGCTGGAATCGTAATTGGTAGCCTTCGTCTTTTCAACTCCTTTTCAGATTTGTTTCTGTGA
- a CDS encoding nucleoside recognition domain-containing protein codes for MVLNYIWIAFFLIAFVVALIRTLLYAFRDTFGLESIMTEADRDVFTTIVKSTFDMGETSVTIAIGLIGAMTLWLGIMKIGEKGGAIDVMSKGIKPLFTRIFPEIPKSHPAHGAMVMNFAANMLGLDNAATPMGLKAMDELQKENPVKDTASNAQIMFLVLNTSGLTLIPVSILALRASNHSANPAEVFIPILLATYFSTMVGLLTVAIWQKINLFDKVILSYLLGMAAIVSGIIWFFSTLSQDQVETYSSVLGNGILFSIIAAFILLAVLRKVNIYESFIEGAVDGFQTSVKIIPYLVAMLVAIGVFRASGTLDYIFLGFKWFFGLFFEDLRWVDTLPVAFMKPLSGSGARAAFVEVAENFGGMDVFRAKIAATLQGSTETTFYVIAVYFGSVGIKKTRYAAGLGLLADLAGIIAAIIISYIFYVH; via the coding sequence ATGGTGCTGAATTACATTTGGATAGCTTTCTTTTTAATTGCTTTTGTGGTGGCCTTGATTCGAACGCTGTTATATGCGTTTAGAGACACCTTTGGATTGGAGTCTATCATGACGGAGGCCGACAGGGATGTTTTCACAACTATTGTGAAGTCTACCTTTGACATGGGAGAGACCTCTGTTACTATTGCTATAGGATTGATAGGGGCTATGACGTTGTGGTTGGGTATTATGAAGATTGGAGAGAAGGGCGGGGCAATAGACGTTATGTCTAAAGGAATTAAGCCTCTTTTTACTCGAATTTTTCCGGAAATACCGAAAAGTCATCCAGCTCATGGTGCAATGGTAATGAATTTTGCGGCTAATATGCTTGGGTTAGACAATGCAGCCACTCCAATGGGGCTTAAGGCAATGGATGAATTGCAAAAAGAAAACCCCGTCAAAGATACAGCCAGTAACGCGCAGATCATGTTTTTGGTTTTAAATACCTCTGGTTTAACATTGATTCCTGTTTCAATATTAGCCTTAAGAGCTTCTAACCACTCTGCCAACCCAGCTGAGGTTTTTATACCTATTTTATTAGCGACCTACTTTTCGACCATGGTCGGATTATTAACAGTTGCGATTTGGCAGAAAATTAATTTATTTGATAAAGTCATTCTGTCTTATTTGTTGGGAATGGCGGCCATTGTTTCCGGAATAATTTGGTTCTTTAGCACACTGTCCCAAGATCAGGTGGAAACCTATTCTTCGGTTTTAGGTAACGGGATATTATTTTCAATAATTGCTGCATTCATCTTACTCGCAGTACTAAGAAAGGTTAATATTTACGAAAGCTTCATTGAAGGAGCCGTTGATGGATTTCAAACTTCCGTTAAAATAATACCGTATTTAGTAGCAATGCTGGTGGCAATTGGCGTATTCAGAGCATCCGGAACACTAGACTATATATTTCTTGGATTTAAGTGGTTCTTTGGTTTATTTTTTGAAGATTTGAGATGGGTAGACACTTTACCCGTTGCCTTTATGAAGCCACTAAGTGGTAGTGGTGCACGAGCTGCCTTCGTTGAGGTTGCGGAAAATTTTGGCGGGATGGATGTCTTTAGAGCAAAGATCGCAGCCACACTTCAAGGGTCTACAGAGACAACATTTTACGTTATTGCTGTATATTTCGGCTCAGTAGGTATTAAAAAAACGAGATATGCTGCCGGCTTAGGATTACTTGCCGATTTAGCAGGAATCATTGCTGCTATTATTATTTCTTATATCTTCTATGTTCATTAG
- a CDS encoding glutamine amidotransferase-related protein has translation MKGKIVVVDCGSSKVPDIEKCLLELNADVQTISWKDIDASIEDSRGVVISGNPSLLTEDGYDHYLPKFEFLQNCDFPVLGICFGHQIMGMVHGAKVSKGKEVRGVENIHIEDSSVLFNDIKGDVLMGQDHAEEIDLPENFKLIASSQTCRVEAMQHKFKPLFGVQFHPEVSGVQGLMLLKNFVKTCY, from the coding sequence ATGAAGGGAAAGATAGTCGTTGTGGATTGCGGTAGCTCGAAAGTGCCAGACATTGAAAAATGTCTTTTGGAGCTAAATGCTGATGTGCAAACTATTTCTTGGAAAGACATTGATGCTTCGATTGAGGATTCAAGAGGTGTGGTGATCAGTGGAAATCCAAGTCTCTTAACCGAAGATGGATACGACCATTATCTACCCAAGTTTGAGTTCTTGCAGAACTGTGATTTTCCTGTGTTAGGTATTTGTTTCGGACATCAGATCATGGGAATGGTTCATGGGGCAAAGGTCTCCAAAGGGAAGGAAGTTAGAGGAGTAGAAAATATTCATATTGAGGACTCGTCCGTACTTTTTAATGATATCAAAGGAGATGTACTTATGGGGCAGGATCACGCTGAGGAGATTGATCTTCCAGAAAATTTCAAGCTAATAGCTTCTTCACAAACCTGTCGGGTTGAGGCCATGCAACATAAATTTAAACCCTTGTTTGGCGTTCAGTTTCATCCTGAGGTAAGCGGAGTACAAGGACTGATGTTGTTGAAAAACTTTGTTAAAACTTGTTACTAA
- a CDS encoding tetratricopeptide repeat protein — MAEEKVNNTAETTEEAPSSAINSNLNKASLLDKISDFLTLRGKIIGAVVGGALLIILGWFGYQKWFVEPEDIRTAESLYQTEAHIVDDQNWEMAIKGDTAMGTYPGLETQSKQFEGYAGGNIANYDLGIAYLNKGDAANALKAFQKVEFDDENLATLTLGAMGDASLNLGKYADAIDYYKQAYNRRPKNEMTAPLYMVKLANTYEVQKKYGEAEKLYKDLIANFPDSPLRAEAEKNLVFVEAGTSIYEIK; from the coding sequence ATGGCAGAAGAAAAGGTAAATAATACGGCTGAGACAACAGAAGAAGCTCCTTCATCAGCTATCAATAGCAACCTCAACAAAGCAAGTTTGCTAGATAAGATCAGTGATTTTTTGACCCTGAGAGGTAAGATCATTGGTGCAGTGGTAGGTGGTGCTCTCTTGATCATCCTTGGATGGTTTGGATACCAAAAGTGGTTTGTGGAGCCTGAAGATATTAGAACAGCAGAGAGTTTATATCAGACAGAAGCGCACATCGTTGATGATCAAAATTGGGAAATGGCAATCAAAGGGGATACGGCTATGGGAACTTACCCTGGTTTAGAAACCCAATCAAAACAATTTGAAGGATATGCTGGTGGTAATATTGCCAATTATGATCTAGGAATCGCTTACTTGAATAAGGGGGATGCGGCAAATGCTTTAAAGGCTTTTCAGAAAGTGGAGTTTGATGATGAAAATCTGGCAACCCTTACGCTTGGAGCAATGGGAGATGCTAGCTTGAATCTTGGAAAATATGCCGATGCAATTGACTATTATAAGCAAGCCTATAACAGAAGACCAAAGAATGAAATGACTGCACCACTTTATATGGTAAAGTTGGCAAACACCTACGAAGTTCAGAAAAAGTATGGGGAGGCTGAAAAGTTATACAAAGACTTGATCGCAAATTTTCCCGACTCTCCTTTGAGAGCTGAAGCTGAGAAAAATCTCGTATTTGTTGAAGCTGGTACTTCTATCTACGAAATCAAATAA
- a CDS encoding 1-aminocyclopropane-1-carboxylate deaminase/D-cysteine desulfhydrase — MVIPSPLERLPEKLGKPFDVELWIKRDDLIHPVISGNKYRKLKYNLLEVNKNNFNHVLTFGGAHSNHIASTAYLCKQFDLKCTGIIRGEEAKQISPTLKASLEAGMDCQYVSRSEYRNKNTPTYLEALQTKYPSAYIIPEGGANELGIKGCEEIVTECKDLTDFDFITVDCGTGATLAGMVRQLQPHQKAIGVQVLKGQDFISNEVEDFSPNYSDKFEIWTAYHFGGYAKFQPELIQFMRWFYDQTSIKLDPIYTGKQFYAVFDQLKNGFFPKGSRIILTHTGGLQGIEGFEERYGLEIYPNEHRRYKK, encoded by the coding sequence ATGGTCATCCCTTCACCACTAGAACGACTTCCTGAAAAACTAGGCAAACCATTTGACGTAGAACTTTGGATCAAGCGAGATGACCTTATTCATCCCGTAATTAGTGGAAACAAATACAGAAAGTTAAAATATAATCTTTTGGAGGTTAACAAAAACAACTTTAACCATGTTTTGACCTTTGGAGGCGCTCACTCCAACCACATTGCATCGACAGCCTATCTGTGTAAACAATTTGACCTTAAATGCACGGGAATTATTCGAGGAGAAGAAGCCAAACAGATAAGTCCGACTTTAAAAGCTTCTTTGGAAGCAGGTATGGACTGTCAGTATGTTTCACGTTCTGAGTACCGAAACAAAAATACGCCAACTTATCTTGAGGCTTTACAAACTAAATACCCCAGTGCTTACATAATTCCTGAGGGTGGGGCAAATGAGCTTGGCATCAAAGGGTGTGAAGAAATCGTGACGGAGTGCAAGGATCTTACTGACTTTGATTTTATTACAGTAGATTGTGGTACTGGTGCAACGCTTGCCGGAATGGTAAGACAACTCCAACCGCATCAAAAAGCGATTGGAGTTCAGGTCTTGAAAGGACAAGATTTTATTTCAAATGAAGTGGAAGATTTCAGTCCTAACTATTCTGATAAGTTTGAAATTTGGACGGCATATCATTTTGGTGGCTATGCGAAGTTTCAACCTGAATTGATTCAATTCATGCGGTGGTTCTATGATCAAACCAGCATCAAGTTAGATCCAATTTATACTGGCAAGCAGTTTTATGCTGTCTTTGACCAACTGAAAAATGGCTTCTTTCCTAAGGGGTCGAGAATCATACTTACCCACACTGGCGGGCTACAAGGCATTGAGGGTTTTGAGGAAAGGTATGGGCTGGAAATTTACCCTAATGAACATAGAAGATATAAGAAATAA
- a CDS encoding RNA polymerase sigma factor produces the protein MTKREYNACVDLHADGAYRFVLKNLGNEEESKDIIQEVFTKLWEKAETVNFEKAKSYIFSAAYRTMLDHIKKHKPLSTEAVQYLEPSHESHYSDVQEVLEQLLTLLPEKQKTALTLRDYEGYSYAEIAEIMAINESQVKVNIFRARKFLKNKIKSMDVLI, from the coding sequence ATGACCAAAAGAGAGTATAATGCTTGTGTAGACCTCCATGCTGATGGGGCTTATCGCTTTGTTCTCAAAAACCTGGGGAATGAAGAAGAAAGCAAGGACATCATTCAGGAAGTTTTTACTAAGCTCTGGGAAAAGGCAGAAACGGTGAATTTTGAAAAAGCCAAATCTTATATTTTCTCGGCTGCCTACCGCACGATGTTGGACCACATCAAAAAGCACAAACCACTCTCTACAGAAGCTGTTCAATATTTAGAGCCCAGTCACGAATCGCATTATTCTGATGTTCAGGAGGTTCTTGAACAACTACTGACGCTCCTGCCAGAAAAGCAAAAAACGGCCCTTACATTGAGGGATTACGAAGGTTACAGTTATGCCGAAATTGCCGAAATTATGGCAATTAATGAGTCTCAAGTAAAGGTGAATATTTTTCGAGCTAGAAAATTTTTAAAGAACAAGATCAAATCAATGGATGTTTTAATATGA
- the ribH gene encoding 6,7-dimethyl-8-ribityllumazine synthase, whose protein sequence is MATEGKDLSYYDKSTIPNGKGMTIGLVVSEWNEKITGGLLSGAKKALLDNGVLEENILIHWVPGSFELALGAQYLFEDKMVDGVVCLGSVIQGETKHFDFVCHGATQGIMNVGLKYNKPAIFGLLTDNTMQQAIDRSGGKHGNKGIECAIACMKMVALKKKI, encoded by the coding sequence ATGGCAACGGAAGGAAAAGACCTTTCTTATTATGATAAGTCTACTATTCCAAACGGGAAGGGCATGACGATAGGTTTGGTTGTTTCAGAGTGGAATGAGAAAATCACTGGTGGCCTTTTATCTGGGGCGAAAAAAGCATTATTGGATAATGGTGTTTTAGAAGAAAATATTCTCATTCATTGGGTTCCAGGCTCTTTTGAACTGGCGCTAGGAGCACAATACTTGTTTGAAGATAAAATGGTAGATGGAGTGGTTTGTTTGGGAAGTGTAATTCAAGGAGAAACCAAGCATTTTGATTTCGTTTGTCATGGAGCTACTCAAGGAATTATGAATGTGGGTTTAAAATATAACAAGCCTGCAATTTTTGGATTGCTTACAGATAACACCATGCAGCAAGCAATTGATCGTTCTGGTGGGAAGCATGGCAATAAAGGTATAGAATGTGCCATTGCTTGTATGAAAATGGTAGCATTGAAGAAAAAGATCTAA